The stretch of DNA ACACTTTATCTTAATATTAATAAAATATGTACGTACATATTATTCCAATATTATTCTATTGCTTATCAATCTAACCCGCAAGGCCTAATTGTGAACAAAAAAAAGGCTAAACCCCGAGATCATGTGCAACACAACCTTCGGGGGCTTAGCTATCCCTTTCATATCAGTAACAATGTTTATGTTCATTTTCGCACCTACTGCTGCAAAGGGGATTCGGCCACTCTTTTTCGCTTACCTACTCTAACCATAAGGACTAAGGTGGCAAGACCGCAGATCAACAGTATAGAACAGACGGCAAACACCTGGTGTATTCCAGCTGTGCCAGACGCGGTTGAATTCCCCGCCGTACTAACAGGTAAGGTGACCAAGGCTCCACCCACCGCTGTGCCCAGCATCATTCCTAGGTTACGGGAGAGGGCAAGCAGACTGCTGATCAAGCCCAGGGACGGCTTCTCCACTCTGTCCATCACCAGACTGTTGTTCGGAGAAGTGATCATACCCATTGATGCACCGAGCAGGATTACAAGGAGTATAATGACTGTTACAGGAAAGCTTGGCGTCATAAATCCCAGCGTTACCACCGAACCGATCATCGCTGCCAGTCCTGCACCCAACAGCGGCAGCGGCCCCTGCTTGTCCGACCAGCTGCCGCTTAGAGGGGCGACAATAATTAGGGCTAGTGGATAACCCATCATCATCAATCCAGCCTGTGCTGCTGTCATTCCCAATTCACTTCGCAGGAAGACAGGAAGCACGAGCTGTGAAGCAAATGCGGACATATAAGTCACAATCGTAATAAATATGCCGGTCATCACGCCTGCATCCCCAAACAGGCTGAGCTGAATAAAAGGCTCCCTTCCCTCACTCCGCTTGCCGCTCCAGTGCGGAGACAGGCACCAGACTACAAAGCTCACGGTACCTAGAGCGAAAAGCAGCAGCAGAAGCATGACCTGAATACTTTCCCAGCCCCAGGCCGAGCCTAGATTGACAGCAGTAATGAGACCGGTGAGCGCTGCGGCGAACATCGCCGCCCCTGCCAGATCTACACGCCCGCCACCACCGGAATGATCCTCCGGGATGTAACGCTGTGCGAGCAGCCATGCTGCGGCTGTCAGGACGGTCAGCAGCCAGAAATTCGCCCTCCAGGAGAACCACTGGATCAAGAACCCTCCGAGACTGGGGCCGACCATGGAGCCAGCCGCGACAAAAGTACTGATGAGCCCGAGCGCCCTCCCTCGCTGCTCCTTCGGGAATACGGCAACAATGAGAGCCATATTGGTAGCCTGATACATGGAGGCTCCTATTCCTTGAAGAATCCGAAAAGGGATGAGGAGAGAAAGCGCAGGCGCTAGGGCTGAGGCTAATGCTCCAAGCATAAAGATGAAATATCCCAAGTTATGAATCCTTCTTTTTCCGAATCGATCGCCCAAGCGCCCCATCAGGGGCAGACTAACAGAGATGACCAGCAGGTATATTGTAACAATCCATTGAGCCGATGAAATAGAGGCCCCAAACTCATTCGCGATGTCTACAAGGGCTATATTAAACATACCTGCAGATAAATTGGACAGAAATGCGCCAAGGCATATTACATATTGAACAACTGCTCGAACATTCAGCCTCATGCTCTATGACCACCAAGCTTCCTCAATTCCCTCTAGGCTCATAGGGACAGCGCGGCCTTCCGGCTTGTTAACCATTGCCCCATCACCTCATGTGTATCGGTCACCTTCCCAAAGTAACCGTCAATATTCACCAGGGTCATTTCATGTGCTTCTTTGGAGTAGGCGGCGCAGGCATCCTTCAAAAATACAATGTTGTAGTCCAGCATAAAACCATCTCTCGCCGTGGATTCTACGCATACATTAGTGCTGACTCC from Paenibacillus sp. CAA11 encodes:
- a CDS encoding MFS transporter, producing MRLNVRAVVQYVICLGAFLSNLSAGMFNIALVDIANEFGASISSAQWIVTIYLLVISVSLPLMGRLGDRFGKRRIHNLGYFIFMLGALASALAPALSLLIPFRILQGIGASMYQATNMALIVAVFPKEQRGRALGLISTFVAAGSMVGPSLGGFLIQWFSWRANFWLLTVLTAAAWLLAQRYIPEDHSGGGGRVDLAGAAMFAAALTGLITAVNLGSAWGWESIQVMLLLLLFALGTVSFVVWCLSPHWSGKRSEGREPFIQLSLFGDAGVMTGIFITIVTYMSAFASQLVLPVFLRSELGMTAAQAGLMMMGYPLALIIVAPLSGSWSDKQGPLPLLGAGLAAMIGSVVTLGFMTPSFPVTVIILLVILLGASMGMITSPNNSLVMDRVEKPSLGLISSLLALSRNLGMMLGTAVGGALVTLPVSTAGNSTASGTAGIHQVFAVCSILLICGLATLVLMVRVGKRKRVAESPLQQ